In Poecilia reticulata strain Guanapo linkage group LG1, Guppy_female_1.0+MT, whole genome shotgun sequence, one genomic interval encodes:
- the rasal3 gene encoding RAS protein activator like-3 isoform X1 — MGTEEKDSEHAAQPLSKEQGSPEKEKESPVEHPQPSETTDPLNTYKWHTGSKGTLNEPREEGDGAAAASTSTIDKIHKASSNKWSKMQNWRKALSEDPGDKNSTGGKSGEATKAEKGAGVIRKNPFRRALSEPPGSLFAALSPSSSSASSAQPASSSSSSSAAPEAAGASSNDPSSKGSGGTIFKKYLWNVTQKLKRPRLQSRNSEHALLPDLKEVEPAHAAAGEFTRQNWVPPQEVPLWDITNCILGDGQILITQEDEPTTWIRNRVSSCLSNLSVQNLADNDAECSPDPVGLPGGSRPKNQDGGVRGLIKRRLDKAKRNSATQLNPGLNKLSRQYGSRESVSVPVGSLDLSADTSTVIRPVHSSILGEKYCFEVINSENTHCFGCSSAAERDRWIEDLRRAAQPNKDNIERTENSLSLWVNEAKDLPPKRRYYCEVHLDGTLFARTSSRAVGKPTNRSSMAGDGASGSSGGLGGGGGAAGGCQLFWGEFFELDNLPSISQISLHLFREEDSKKKRHSRDEFSLHPLGSVNIPLADIRGRTYQEKWYPITPFKASATAGNKEVLSSQASLRIKARFQNLKVLPMEKYKEFAEYVTVRYVEMCGNLEPLLNVKEKEELAGALVHVLQSIGKAKEFLIDLGDAEVNRLGEKEALIFRENTLATKAIDEYMKLVGQKYLIDTLGDFINRLYASVENCEVDPLKCPAAELSSNQQHLRETCEDVVQKIIGIHGSFPEELNKIFSNWMELCEDKGKAEIGQRLISASLFLRFLCPAILSPSLFGLTQAYPEPNTLRTLTLTAKVIQNLANSTLFGEKEEYMLFMNEFLEQHWDGMRCFLQTVSNQDTEIPMTSFDGYVDLPLRLAVLHGLLVDIIYKKDQDTIDKLHPLPSILNQISDSLGPEAPRIIVNSHSKPSKPVYVPPRELRKYSPLQSSLQRLPVDSKGLQDSESRPRKNMRERKPVTRTQSAPHRRPGHGKQALKRQISSEALPTSDHEEQEAEVNEPVITRPDTSESIRRAPAPVPWIVNPNRESGEMKAENEQFSLLDRHAQELSELRLGIEQVTERELDMAKRLEDFIIQSQDQNAMLQAEVYELKNLLAVRDEQLASATFRLGVIEEEREEDERRLDVALAAAERMNVLEEQFAGLMKDLQQLNEAYSSSQNKTQHPEKPHINST; from the exons ATGGGCACCGAGGAGAAAGATTCAGAGCATGCAGCTCAGCCTCTGTCAAAGGAGCAGGGGtcaccagagaaggaaaaggagTCTCCTGTCGAGCATCCTCAACCGTCTGAGACCActgatcccctcaacacctacAAGTGGCACACCGGCTCCAAGGGAACGCTCAATGAGCCGCGAGAAGAAGGAGACGGGGCTGCAGCCGCCTCCACATCCACTATCGACAAGATCCACAAGGCCTCCAGCAACAAGTGGAGCAAGATGCAAAACTGGCGCAAAGCCCTGAGTGAGGATCCTGGGGACAAGAATTCAACAGGTGGGAAAAGTGGAGAGGCAACCAAGGCTGAAAAAGGTGCTGGGGTCATCAGGAAGAACCCGTTCAGGAGGGCTCTGTCCGAGCCTCCTGGATCTCTTTTTGCAGCTTTATCACCTTCCTCCAGCTCCGCCAGCTCAGCCCAGCcagcttcatcctcctcctcctcatcagctGCCCCAGAGGCTGCAGGGGCCTCCTCCAATGACCCCTCGTCGAAAGGAAGCGGGGGGACGATCTTCAAGAAGTACCTGTGGAACGTGACCCAGAAGCTCAAGAGGCCGAGGCTGCAGAGCCGCAACAGCGAGCATGCGCTGCTCCCAG ACTTGAAGGAGGTTGAGCCGGCGCATGCTGCAGCTGGTGAATTTACAAGACAAAACTGGGTCCCACCGCAGGAGGTCCCCTTATGGGACATCACCAACTGCATCCTGGGAGACGGACAAATCCTCATCACTCAAGAGGATGAG CCGACGACGTGGATCCGAAACCGTGTCAGCAGCTGTTTGTCCAACCTCAGTGTTCAGAACCTCGCCGACAATGACGCAG AATGCAGCCCTGACCCGGTGGGCCTCCCAGGCGGCTCTCGGCCGAAGAATCAGGACGGTGGTGTGCGG GGACTGATCAAACGGCGCCTGGATAAGGCCAAAAGGAACAGTGCCACCCAACTGAACCCGGGACTAAACAAGCTGAGCAG GCAGTATGGATCCCGCGAGTCCGTATCGGTTCCAGTAGGGAGTCTGGATCTGAGTGCCGACACCAGCACTGTCATCAGACCGGTCCACAGCTCCATCTTAGGGGAAAAGTACTGCTTTGAG GTGATAAATTCTGAAAACACCCACTGCTTCGGCTGCTCCTCGGCTGCCGAACGCGATCGTTGGATTGAAGACCTGAGACGTGCTGCTCAGCCCAACAAG GACAACATTGAGCGCACTGAGAACTCCTTGAGTCTGTGGGTTAACGAAGCAAAGGATCTTCCCCCCAAACGGCGTTACTACTGTGAAGTTCACCTAGATGGAACCCTGTTTGCCCGCACCAGCAGTCGAGCCGTCGGCAAGCCAACTAATCGCTCCAGCATGGCTGGGGACGGTGCCTCCGGGTCTTCAGGAGGCCTGGGGGGTGGCGGGGGCGCAGCTGGTGGCTGCCAACTGTTTTGGGGGGAATTTTTCGAGCTCGACAATCTTCCCTCCATCTCCCAAATCAGCCTGCATCTCTTCCGTGAGGAAGACTCCAAAAAGAAGCGCCACTCCCGGGACGAGTTCAGCTTGCATCCCCTGGGCAGCGTGAACATACCTTTGGCAGATATTCGAGGTCGGACCTATCAAGAGAAGTGGTATCCCATCACGCCGTTCAAGGCGTCGGCCACAGCTGGGAACAAGGAGGTGCTGAGTTCACAGGCTTCCCTCCGCATCAAGGCCCGGTTCCAGAACCTGAAAGTTCTGCCGATGGAGAAGTACAAAGAGTTTGCGGAGTACGTGACAGTGAGATATGTAGAAATGTGTGGAAACCTGGAGCCACTTCTCAACGtgaaggagaaagaggagcTGGCGGGAGCCCTGGTCCACGTACTCCAGAGTATTGGCAAGGCCAAG GAATTCCTCATTGATTTGGGCGATGCAGAGGTTAACCGACTCGGAGAGAAGGAAGCATTGATCTTCAGAGAAAACACACTGGCTACGAAAGCCATAGATGAATATATGAAGCTGGTTGGCCAGAAGTACCTGATTGACACACTAG GGGACTTCATCAACCGACTGTACGCCTCGGTGGAGAACTGTGAAGTTGACCCTCTCAAATGTCCCGCTGCTGAACTGTCGAGCAACCAGCAGCACTTGAGGGAAACCTGCGAAGATGTGGTGCAGAAGATAATCGGGATACATGG ATCTTTTCCTGAGGAATTAAACAAGATCTTCTCCAACTGGATGGAGCTGTGTGAAGACAAAGGGAAAGCAGAAATTGGGCAGCGACTCATCTCTGCCTCGCTCTTCCTTCGTTTCTTATGTCCTGCTATCCTGAGTCCTTCTCTTTTCGGACTGACTCAGGCATATCCGGAGCCGAACACCCTGCGGACCCTCACCCTTACTGCCAAAGTCATCCAGAACCTGGCCAACTCCACCTT GTTTGGAGAGAAGGAGGAGTACATGCTGTTCATGAATGAATTCTTGGAGCAGCACTGGGATGGGATGAGGTGTTTCCTGCAAACGGTGTCCAATCAAGACACTGAAATCCCGATGACATCCTTTGATGGCTACGTAGACTTGCCCCTGCGTCTGGCTGTGCTGCACGGCCTCCTGGTGGACATCATCTACAAGAAGGATCAG gacaCAATTGACAAGCTGCATCCTCTGCCTTCAATCTTGAACCAGATAAGTGATTCACTTGGTCCTGAAGCACCTCGGATCATTGTGAACAG TCATTCAAAACCATCCAAGCCGGTGTATGTTCCTCCAAGGGAGTTGAGAAAGTACAGTCCTCTGCAGTCTTCCCTCCAGAGACTGCCTGTGGACTCCAAAGGCCTACAAGACAG TGAAAGCAGACCACGCAAGAACATGAGAGAGAGGAAACCAGTCACCAGAACCCAGAGTGCTCCACACAGACGTCCCGGTCACGGCAAACAAGCCCTGAAGAGGCAGATCAGCTCTGAAGCGCTGCCGACATCGGACCACGAAGAGCAAGAGGCCGAGGTCAATGAGCCAGTTATCACACGACCAGATACT AGTGAAAGCATCAGGCGTGCTCCAGCACCGGTTCCATGGATTGTCAACCCCAACAGGGAGTCGGGTGAGATGAAAGCCGAGAACGAGCAGTTCAGCTTACTGGACCGG CACGCCCAGGAGCTGTCAGAGCTCCGTCTGGGGATAGAGCAGGTGACAGAGCGGGAGCTGGACATGGCCAAACGTCTCGAGGACTTCATCATCCAAAGCCAGGACCAGAATGCAATGCTGCAAGCTGAGGTGTATGAGCTGAAGAACCTGCTGGCGGTGCGAGACGAGCAGCTCGCCAGTGCCACCTTCAG GTTGGGAGTGATTGAAGAGGAAAGGGAAGAAGATGAGAGAAGGCTAGATGTTGCACTTGCCGCAGCCGAGAGAATGAATGTGCTG GAGGAACAGTTTGCAGGCCTGATGAAGGACCTGCAGCAGCTCAACGAGGCCTACAGCAGCAGCCAGAACAAGACGCAGCACCCTGAAAAGCCCCACATCAACAGCACCTGA
- the LOC103463598 gene encoding SEC14-like protein 1 isoform X3: MVQKYQSPVRVYKHPFELVMAAYERRFPTCHLIPMFVNSDVVNEETSEDGTTQRIERRCALDVDAPRLLKRIAGVDYVYFIQKNTLNRKERTLHIESHNETFSNRVVVHETCCYSVHPENEGWTCFEQTASLDIKSFFGFESTVEKIAMKQYASSINKGKEIIEFYLRELESEGVSHVPRWTCSSVSPALPAPSSLSASPPELQHPSAPAVSASQPADAKDGASQEAKQDSGAPQADSLVEILAGTPEDKLDADYIKRYLGDLTPLQESCLIRLRKWLQETHKGKIPKDEHILRFLRARDFNMDKAREILCQSLTWRKQHQVDYLLETWSPPQVLQDYYTGGWHHHDRDGRPLYILRLGHMDTKGLVRALGEESLLRHVLSINEEGLRRCEENTKVFGRPISCWTCLVDLEGLNMRHLWRPGVKALLRIIEVVEANYPETLGRLLILRAPRVFPVLWTLVSPFIDENTRKKFLIYAGNDYQGPGGLVDYIDKEIIPDFLGGECMCEVPEGGLVPKSMYRTPEELENEDVRLWTETIYQSASIFKGAPHELVIEIIDAASVITWDFDVCKGDIVFNIYHSKRAPQPPRKDPLGAHGITSPGVNNVQLIDKSWILGQDYSMVESPLTCKEGESVQGSHITRWPGFYILQWKFHNMPACSATNLPRVDDVLATLQVSSHKCKVMFYTEVLGSEDFRTACCDVQSLGSMTSLESSHSGFSQLSAATTSSNHSQCSSMISR; this comes from the exons g ATTGCCGGTGTAGACTACGTGTACTTCATCCAGAAAAACACTCTGAACAGAAAGGAGAGGACTCTGCACATCGAGTCTCACAATGAGACGTTTTCCAACAGGGTCGTTGTCCACGAGACCTGCTGCTACTCA GTCCACCCAGAGAACGAGGGCTGGACATGTTTCGAACAAACGGCCAGTTTGGACATCAAGTCCTTCTTTGGCTTCGAGAGCACCGTGGAAAAGATCGCCATGAAGCAGTATGCCAGTAGTATCaacaag GGAAAGGAAATCATTGAGTTCTACCTAAGGGAGCTGGAGAGCGAGGGCGTCAGTCACGTTCCCCGCTGGACCTGTTCCTCCGTTTCTCCTGCTCTCCCTGCGCCAAGCAGCCTCTCCGCCAGCCCGCCTGAACTCCAGCACCCCAGCGCGCCCGCTGTCTCCGCCTCGCAGCCTGCTGACGCCAAAGATGGCGCCTCACAGGAGGCAAAGCAGGATAGTGGAGCTCCTCAGGCCGACAGCCTGGTGGAGATCCTGGCTGGTACACCTGAAG ATAAACTGGATGCAGATTATATCAAACGTTACCTTGGCGACCTGACGCCTCTGCAGGAGAGCTGTCTCATAAGACTTCGCAAATGGCTTCAGGAAACCCACAAGGGAAAG ATCCCTAAAGACGAACACATCCTGCGCTTCCTGCGGGCCAGAGACTTCAACATGGACAAGGCCCGGGAGATCCTGTGCCAGTCTCTGACGTGGAGGAAGCAGCACCAGGTGGACTACCTGCTGGAGACGTGGAGCCCTCCGCAGGTTCTTCAGGACTACTACACCGGCGGCTGGCACCACCATGACAGAG aCGGTCGTCCTCTGTACATCCTGAGGCTGGGCCACATGGACACCAAAGGCCTGGTGCGCGCTCTGGGAGAGGAGTCGCTGCTCAGACAC GTGCTGTCTATCAACGAGGAGGGCCTGAGGCGCTGCGAGGAGAACACCAAGGTGTTTGGTCGTCCTATCAG TTGTTGGACATGCCTGGTCGACCTGGAGGGGTTGAACATGCGTCACTTGTGGCGACCGGGAGTCAAGGCGCTTCTGAGGATCATTGAAGTTGTGGAGGCAAACTATCCAGAGACTCTGGGACGGCTGCTTATCTTGAGGGCGCCAAGAGTCTTCCCAGTCCTCTGGACTCTG GTGAGCCCATTCATTGACGAAAACACCCGAAAGAAGTTCCTGATTTACGCAGGCAATGACTACCAGGGACCTGGAGGGCTCGTCGATTACATAGACAAGGAAATCATCCCCGACTTTCTAGGAGGAGAGTGTATG tgtgaGGTACCAGAGGGCGGCCTGGTTCCTAAATCCATGTACCGCACACCTGAGGAGCTCGAGAACGAGGATGTGCGTCTCTGGACCGAGACGATTTATCAGAGTGCCAGCATCTTTAAGGGAGCCCCGCATGAG CTTGTGATCGAGATCATCGACGCCGCCTCAGTGATCACCTGGGACTTCGACGTGTGCAAAGGCGACATCGTTTTCAACATCTACCACTCGAAGCGAGCCCCCCAGCCGCCACGCAAAGACCCCCTGGGGGCCCACGGCATCACCTCGCCGGGAGTCAACAACGTCCAGCTGATTGACAAGTCCTGGATTTTGGGGCAAGATTACAGCATGGTGGAGTCTCCTCTGACCTGCAAGGAGGGGGAGAGCGTGCAG GGCTCCCATATCACTCGCTGGCCAGGTTTCTACATCCTCCAGTGGAAGTTTCATAACATGCCGGCCTGCTCGGCCACCAATCTGCCCAGAGTGGACGATGTGCTGGCCACCTTGCAGGTGTCCTCACACAAGTGTAAAGTCATGTTCTACACTGAGGTGTTGGGCTCTGAGGACTTCAG AACGGCTTGCTGTGATGTGCAGAGTTT GGGTTCGATGACCAGCTTGGAATCGAGCCACAGCGGGTTTTCTCAGCTCAGCGCTGCTACCACCTCCTCTAACCACTCCCAGTGCAGCTCCATGATTTCCAGGTAG
- the rasal3 gene encoding ras/Rap GTPase-activating protein SynGAP isoform X2, which translates to MMGFRRWIVCGGALECSPDPVGLPGGSRPKNQDGGVRGLIKRRLDKAKRNSATQLNPGLNKLSRQYGSRESVSVPVGSLDLSADTSTVIRPVHSSILGEKYCFEVINSENTHCFGCSSAAERDRWIEDLRRAAQPNKDNIERTENSLSLWVNEAKDLPPKRRYYCEVHLDGTLFARTSSRAVGKPTNRSSMAGDGASGSSGGLGGGGGAAGGCQLFWGEFFELDNLPSISQISLHLFREEDSKKKRHSRDEFSLHPLGSVNIPLADIRGRTYQEKWYPITPFKASATAGNKEVLSSQASLRIKARFQNLKVLPMEKYKEFAEYVTVRYVEMCGNLEPLLNVKEKEELAGALVHVLQSIGKAKEFLIDLGDAEVNRLGEKEALIFRENTLATKAIDEYMKLVGQKYLIDTLGDFINRLYASVENCEVDPLKCPAAELSSNQQHLRETCEDVVQKIIGIHGSFPEELNKIFSNWMELCEDKGKAEIGQRLISASLFLRFLCPAILSPSLFGLTQAYPEPNTLRTLTLTAKVIQNLANSTLFGEKEEYMLFMNEFLEQHWDGMRCFLQTVSNQDTEIPMTSFDGYVDLPLRLAVLHGLLVDIIYKKDQDTIDKLHPLPSILNQISDSLGPEAPRIIVNSHSKPSKPVYVPPRELRKYSPLQSSLQRLPVDSKGLQDSESRPRKNMRERKPVTRTQSAPHRRPGHGKQALKRQISSEALPTSDHEEQEAEVNEPVITRPDTSESIRRAPAPVPWIVNPNRESGEMKAENEQFSLLDRHAQELSELRLGIEQVTERELDMAKRLEDFIIQSQDQNAMLQAEVYELKNLLAVRDEQLASATFRLGVIEEEREEDERRLDVALAAAERMNVLEEQFAGLMKDLQQLNEAYSSSQNKTQHPEKPHINST; encoded by the exons ATGATGGGATTTAGACGCTGGATTGTTTGCGGAGGAGCTTTAG AATGCAGCCCTGACCCGGTGGGCCTCCCAGGCGGCTCTCGGCCGAAGAATCAGGACGGTGGTGTGCGG GGACTGATCAAACGGCGCCTGGATAAGGCCAAAAGGAACAGTGCCACCCAACTGAACCCGGGACTAAACAAGCTGAGCAG GCAGTATGGATCCCGCGAGTCCGTATCGGTTCCAGTAGGGAGTCTGGATCTGAGTGCCGACACCAGCACTGTCATCAGACCGGTCCACAGCTCCATCTTAGGGGAAAAGTACTGCTTTGAG GTGATAAATTCTGAAAACACCCACTGCTTCGGCTGCTCCTCGGCTGCCGAACGCGATCGTTGGATTGAAGACCTGAGACGTGCTGCTCAGCCCAACAAG GACAACATTGAGCGCACTGAGAACTCCTTGAGTCTGTGGGTTAACGAAGCAAAGGATCTTCCCCCCAAACGGCGTTACTACTGTGAAGTTCACCTAGATGGAACCCTGTTTGCCCGCACCAGCAGTCGAGCCGTCGGCAAGCCAACTAATCGCTCCAGCATGGCTGGGGACGGTGCCTCCGGGTCTTCAGGAGGCCTGGGGGGTGGCGGGGGCGCAGCTGGTGGCTGCCAACTGTTTTGGGGGGAATTTTTCGAGCTCGACAATCTTCCCTCCATCTCCCAAATCAGCCTGCATCTCTTCCGTGAGGAAGACTCCAAAAAGAAGCGCCACTCCCGGGACGAGTTCAGCTTGCATCCCCTGGGCAGCGTGAACATACCTTTGGCAGATATTCGAGGTCGGACCTATCAAGAGAAGTGGTATCCCATCACGCCGTTCAAGGCGTCGGCCACAGCTGGGAACAAGGAGGTGCTGAGTTCACAGGCTTCCCTCCGCATCAAGGCCCGGTTCCAGAACCTGAAAGTTCTGCCGATGGAGAAGTACAAAGAGTTTGCGGAGTACGTGACAGTGAGATATGTAGAAATGTGTGGAAACCTGGAGCCACTTCTCAACGtgaaggagaaagaggagcTGGCGGGAGCCCTGGTCCACGTACTCCAGAGTATTGGCAAGGCCAAG GAATTCCTCATTGATTTGGGCGATGCAGAGGTTAACCGACTCGGAGAGAAGGAAGCATTGATCTTCAGAGAAAACACACTGGCTACGAAAGCCATAGATGAATATATGAAGCTGGTTGGCCAGAAGTACCTGATTGACACACTAG GGGACTTCATCAACCGACTGTACGCCTCGGTGGAGAACTGTGAAGTTGACCCTCTCAAATGTCCCGCTGCTGAACTGTCGAGCAACCAGCAGCACTTGAGGGAAACCTGCGAAGATGTGGTGCAGAAGATAATCGGGATACATGG ATCTTTTCCTGAGGAATTAAACAAGATCTTCTCCAACTGGATGGAGCTGTGTGAAGACAAAGGGAAAGCAGAAATTGGGCAGCGACTCATCTCTGCCTCGCTCTTCCTTCGTTTCTTATGTCCTGCTATCCTGAGTCCTTCTCTTTTCGGACTGACTCAGGCATATCCGGAGCCGAACACCCTGCGGACCCTCACCCTTACTGCCAAAGTCATCCAGAACCTGGCCAACTCCACCTT GTTTGGAGAGAAGGAGGAGTACATGCTGTTCATGAATGAATTCTTGGAGCAGCACTGGGATGGGATGAGGTGTTTCCTGCAAACGGTGTCCAATCAAGACACTGAAATCCCGATGACATCCTTTGATGGCTACGTAGACTTGCCCCTGCGTCTGGCTGTGCTGCACGGCCTCCTGGTGGACATCATCTACAAGAAGGATCAG gacaCAATTGACAAGCTGCATCCTCTGCCTTCAATCTTGAACCAGATAAGTGATTCACTTGGTCCTGAAGCACCTCGGATCATTGTGAACAG TCATTCAAAACCATCCAAGCCGGTGTATGTTCCTCCAAGGGAGTTGAGAAAGTACAGTCCTCTGCAGTCTTCCCTCCAGAGACTGCCTGTGGACTCCAAAGGCCTACAAGACAG TGAAAGCAGACCACGCAAGAACATGAGAGAGAGGAAACCAGTCACCAGAACCCAGAGTGCTCCACACAGACGTCCCGGTCACGGCAAACAAGCCCTGAAGAGGCAGATCAGCTCTGAAGCGCTGCCGACATCGGACCACGAAGAGCAAGAGGCCGAGGTCAATGAGCCAGTTATCACACGACCAGATACT AGTGAAAGCATCAGGCGTGCTCCAGCACCGGTTCCATGGATTGTCAACCCCAACAGGGAGTCGGGTGAGATGAAAGCCGAGAACGAGCAGTTCAGCTTACTGGACCGG CACGCCCAGGAGCTGTCAGAGCTCCGTCTGGGGATAGAGCAGGTGACAGAGCGGGAGCTGGACATGGCCAAACGTCTCGAGGACTTCATCATCCAAAGCCAGGACCAGAATGCAATGCTGCAAGCTGAGGTGTATGAGCTGAAGAACCTGCTGGCGGTGCGAGACGAGCAGCTCGCCAGTGCCACCTTCAG GTTGGGAGTGATTGAAGAGGAAAGGGAAGAAGATGAGAGAAGGCTAGATGTTGCACTTGCCGCAGCCGAGAGAATGAATGTGCTG GAGGAACAGTTTGCAGGCCTGATGAAGGACCTGCAGCAGCTCAACGAGGCCTACAGCAGCAGCCAGAACAAGACGCAGCACCCTGAAAAGCCCCACATCAACAGCACCTGA